A genomic segment from Nicotiana sylvestris chromosome 1, ASM39365v2, whole genome shotgun sequence encodes:
- the LOC138873612 gene encoding uncharacterized mitochondrial protein AtMg00810-like: MTRPDIAYVVQVLSQFMHKPKRTYMNAALRVIKYVKNTPGLGLLMSSHQSDNLVAFCDSDWAFCPQSRKFVTDYLVKIGNSLTSWKSKKQTTVSRSSVEAEFRSMASTVA; this comes from the coding sequence ATGACTAGGCCTGATATAGCTTATGTTGTTCAAGTTCTAAGTCAATTCATGCATAAACCAAAAAGGACTTATATGAATGCAGCTCTGAGGGTGATTAAGTATGTCAAAAATACACCAGGATTAGGCCTATTAATGTCTTCACATCAATCTGATAACTTGGTAGCCTTCTGTGACTCAGACTGGGCTTTTTGCCCTCAATCCAGGAAGTTTGTTACAGACTATCTAGTTAAGATTGGAAACTCATTAACATCATGGAAATCTAAGAAGCAAACCACAGTCTCCAGAAGCTCAGTTGAAGCAGAGTTCAGAAGTATGGCTTCTACAGTGGCATAG